CGCGATGGGCTCAATGGGGATCAGGTCGACCAGGGAGGTCAGGTACTCGCCGGTATCGAGGATGTGTTGAGCCCGGCGGACGAAGGGGTCGTCCTCTTCGCCCTCGTCGACGACGCTCTGCAGCAGCTCCTCGGCCTCGCCGTTCTCGCCCTGGAGGGCCAGGATGCGGGCCTGCTCGATCTTGGCCGCGGGGGCGAGGTAGCTGTCGCCGGCGGCCAGCTCGCGGTAGATCTCCAGGGCCGGCGCGAACTGCTCGCGCTCGAGATGGACGGAGCCCAGGGTGAAGCGGGCCTGGAGGGCCAGGGGCTCGAAGGCGCTCTGGCTGACCTGTTCGAGTTTCTGCCGGGCCTCGTCGAGGTTGCCGCGGTGCAGGGCGCAGAGGCCGATATAGAGGGTGGCCGTGTCGCGATCGAAGTCGGAGCCCGGATCCTCGGCGACGCGGTTGAACAGCACCAGGGCGTCGGCCAGGTGTTTGTCGCGCTCCGCGGGTGTCGGCTCGACGCGTTGGGGTTGGCCGTCGACCTGCTTTACCTCGCCCTCGAAGGCCATGCCGTAGATCTGGATGCCCCGGCCGAGGACCTCGGCGGTCTCGGAGACGGGCTCCTCGCCGGCGAAGACGAAGAGGTAGACGATGGCGGCCACCAGCAGGATACCGGCGATCAGGCCCCAGACGACGATCCGGCGCCGCCGCTTGTCC
Above is a window of Candidatus Coatesbacteria bacterium DNA encoding:
- a CDS encoding tetratricopeptide repeat protein, producing MAKRRKAKHIKADDSIRELQADGAPKGDDIGHYYEEADLLDKRRRRIVVWGLIAGILLVAAIVYLFVFAGEEPVSETAEVLGRGIQIYGMAFEGEVKQVDGQPQRVEPTPAERDKHLADALVLFNRVAEDPGSDFDRDTATLYIGLCALHRGNLDEARQKLEQVSQSAFEPLALQARFTLGSVHLEREQFAPALEIYRELAAGDSYLAPAAKIEQARILALQGENGEAEELLQSVVDEGEEDDPFVRRAQHILDTGEYLTSLVDLIPIEPIATDTADEAVDELPGELSTEDLAGLEELDFGLLDAGGETEAPVTPDGSDDQNPDENETGDEG